From the Amycolatopsis thermoflava N1165 genome, one window contains:
- a CDS encoding PucR family transcriptional regulator, whose translation MSPELLRAVLEQAPVIAGTGRVRLVNAGPPIRDGEFAVPLGRTAALVVDGADGDALDRLVALAEVVRAAVAEHEARSAELAAERHLGALVGVPGGLAALVRCCAELTGKVTVLYDVRDRMVASASPPGASPIRMRSLDEIGVREGLAPARLDGLTHRHLVVPATHRDETFGRLVLVEHPSAFRPADRTIAHRAADHLGTEFALQRRVATVAWNARSSLARQLVRGSSTMDDLRSSGEYLGVDVRARRVLAYVLGSPADEQALAAEVEEILGAEVLGTRGSEGVLLLVEAGDGPVVRRVKAAVRRATRRTLGQLAVGVSSVCEPGALARAYREAREVAHCVHRFVGPDSPRILAVDDLGPARLFVANSAVGAVRAYVDDVLGPLLTADAADLLWTVQQYFDAGRSVRVSASRLGVHENTVRLRLARVRQATGLDVAADAGDQLTVQTALLVLRLQGYPALPAFDEGGLDEDGRKTA comes from the coding sequence GTGAGCCCGGAGCTCCTGCGCGCCGTGCTCGAACAGGCCCCGGTCATCGCCGGGACCGGCCGAGTGCGGCTGGTGAACGCCGGTCCGCCGATCCGGGACGGCGAGTTCGCCGTTCCCCTCGGCAGAACCGCCGCCCTGGTGGTGGACGGCGCGGACGGGGACGCGCTCGACCGCCTTGTCGCGCTCGCCGAGGTCGTCCGCGCGGCGGTCGCCGAGCACGAGGCACGATCCGCGGAACTGGCCGCCGAACGACACCTCGGTGCCCTGGTGGGCGTCCCCGGCGGTCTGGCCGCGCTGGTCCGCTGCTGCGCCGAGCTGACCGGCAAGGTGACCGTGCTCTACGACGTGCGGGACCGGATGGTCGCCTCGGCGAGCCCGCCCGGCGCGAGCCCGATCCGGATGCGCTCACTCGACGAGATCGGCGTCCGCGAAGGTCTTGCGCCCGCTCGGCTCGACGGCCTCACCCACCGCCACCTCGTCGTCCCGGCCACCCATCGCGACGAAACGTTCGGCAGGCTCGTCCTGGTCGAGCACCCGTCCGCGTTCCGGCCCGCCGACCGGACGATCGCACACCGGGCGGCCGACCACCTGGGCACCGAGTTCGCCCTGCAGCGGCGGGTCGCCACGGTCGCCTGGAACGCCCGCTCGTCGCTGGCCCGCCAGCTCGTCCGCGGCTCGTCCACCATGGACGACCTGCGCAGCAGCGGTGAATACCTCGGCGTCGACGTCCGTGCCCGGCGCGTGCTGGCGTACGTGCTCGGTTCGCCCGCCGACGAGCAGGCGCTGGCCGCCGAGGTCGAGGAGATCCTCGGCGCCGAGGTGCTGGGCACCCGCGGTTCGGAAGGCGTGCTCCTGCTCGTCGAGGCAGGGGACGGGCCGGTGGTGCGGCGGGTGAAGGCGGCGGTCCGGCGGGCCACGCGCCGGACGCTGGGGCAACTGGCGGTGGGGGTGTCGTCGGTGTGCGAACCCGGCGCACTGGCCCGCGCCTACCGGGAAGCTCGCGAGGTCGCGCACTGCGTCCACCGGTTCGTCGGGCCGGACTCGCCGCGGATCCTGGCCGTCGACGACCTCGGCCCGGCGCGGCTGTTCGTCGCCAACAGCGCGGTCGGGGCCGTGCGCGCCTACGTCGACGACGTCCTCGGCCCACTGCTCACCGCTGACGCTGCGGATCTGTTGTGGACGGTGCAGCAGTACTTCGACGCCGGGCGCAGTGTGCGGGTGTCGGCGTCCCGGCTGGGCGTGCACGAGAACACCGTGCGCCTGCGCCTGGCCCGGGTCCGGCAGGCAACCGGCCTCGACGTGGCGGCGGATGCGGGCGACCAGCTCACCGTCCAGACCGCGTTGCTGGTGCTCCGCCTGCAGGGGTATCCCGCACTGCCCGCCTTCGACGAGGGCGGGCTCGACGAAGACGGAAGGAAGACGGCGTGA
- a CDS encoding AMP-binding protein codes for MSTVTVQDRYGDDDIRAFYQAGYWQEGGLAQLADERARSHGDKVFVSDGTSARTYAAVRDQAAGLAAGLRRLGVGRGDRVAVQLPNWTEFAVIALAVSRLGAILVPIMPIYRGAEVGYVLRHAGVKVAITCAEFKGFDHLGMFRGLRAELPDLEELVVVRGAGAVALDELMDVPDADVTAPPSPDEPFLIVYTSGTTSRPKGCLHTVNTLRASAAAIATSVRYTEDDVQFGPSPITHSTGLVTSVVLPMLAGASSHLMEAWEPEEGLQRIAKHGCTAAVTATPFLQMLTAAYDPDRHDASSLRLWVCAGSPIPGTIVHRASEQFQGCRVLSLYGRSENFLTTMCTIDDPPERSATSDGAALAGASVKIVDALGEEVPRGTEGDIAYRGPSHMLQYYRDPEQTAALFTADGYSRSGDLGYMDPDGYVRVTGRLKDIVIRGGLNISARELEDLLADHPSVDQVAVVGMPDERLGERVCAYVVPAAGREPTLDELTGYLRGRDLATPKLPERLELVEKLPLTATGKVRKHLLREDIRAKLAEPGP; via the coding sequence ATGTCAACGGTGACCGTGCAGGACCGCTACGGCGATGACGACATCCGGGCCTTCTATCAGGCGGGCTACTGGCAGGAGGGCGGCCTGGCCCAGCTGGCCGACGAACGTGCCCGCTCCCACGGCGACAAGGTTTTCGTGTCGGACGGGACGTCGGCGCGGACCTACGCGGCCGTCCGTGACCAGGCGGCCGGCCTCGCGGCGGGGCTGCGCCGGCTGGGCGTCGGGCGGGGTGATCGAGTCGCGGTGCAGCTGCCGAACTGGACCGAGTTCGCGGTCATCGCACTGGCCGTGAGCAGGCTCGGGGCGATTCTCGTGCCGATCATGCCGATCTACCGGGGCGCCGAGGTCGGCTACGTCCTTCGCCACGCCGGCGTGAAGGTCGCGATCACCTGTGCGGAGTTCAAGGGGTTCGACCACCTCGGGATGTTCCGCGGGCTCCGGGCCGAGCTGCCGGACCTGGAGGAACTGGTCGTCGTCCGCGGTGCGGGCGCCGTCGCCCTCGACGAGTTGATGGACGTGCCGGACGCCGACGTGACGGCGCCGCCCTCGCCGGACGAGCCGTTCCTCATCGTCTACACCTCCGGCACCACCTCCCGGCCGAAGGGCTGCCTGCACACGGTCAACACCCTGCGCGCGAGCGCCGCGGCGATCGCGACGAGCGTGCGTTACACCGAGGACGACGTCCAATTCGGACCGTCGCCGATCACCCACAGCACCGGGCTCGTCACCAGCGTCGTGCTGCCGATGCTGGCCGGGGCGTCGTCGCACCTCATGGAGGCTTGGGAACCCGAGGAAGGCTTGCAGCGCATCGCCAAGCACGGGTGCACGGCGGCGGTGACCGCGACACCGTTCCTGCAGATGCTCACCGCCGCCTACGACCCGGACCGCCACGACGCGAGCAGCCTGCGGCTGTGGGTGTGCGCGGGCTCGCCGATCCCGGGCACGATCGTGCATCGGGCGAGTGAGCAGTTCCAAGGCTGCCGCGTGCTGAGCCTCTACGGCCGGTCGGAGAACTTCCTCACGACCATGTGCACGATCGACGACCCGCCGGAGCGGTCCGCCACCTCGGACGGCGCGGCGCTCGCCGGGGCGTCGGTCAAGATCGTCGACGCGCTGGGCGAGGAGGTGCCGCGCGGCACCGAGGGCGACATCGCCTACCGCGGGCCCAGTCACATGCTGCAGTACTACCGCGACCCGGAACAGACGGCGGCGCTGTTCACCGCGGACGGCTACTCGCGGTCCGGCGACCTGGGCTACATGGACCCCGACGGCTACGTTCGCGTCACCGGCCGGCTCAAGGACATCGTCATCCGCGGCGGGCTCAACATCAGCGCCCGCGAGCTGGAGGATCTGCTTGCCGACCACCCGTCGGTCGACCAGGTCGCCGTTGTCGGCATGCCCGACGAGCGGCTGGGGGAGCGGGTCTGCGCCTATGTCGTGCCGGCCGCGGGCCGGGAACCGACGCTCGACGAGCTCACCGGATACCTGCGCGGGCGCGACCTGGCGACCCCGAAACTGCCCGAACGGCTGGAGCTGGTCGAGAAACTGCCGCTCACCGCCACCGGCAAGGTGCGCAAGCACCTGCTGCGTGAGGACATCCGGGCCAAACTCGCCGAGCCAGGGCCGTGA
- a CDS encoding aldehyde dehydrogenase (NADP(+)): MSRAVDPRTGAAIGPEIADTTPEEIREVCSRAAQAAPWLGGLSFPERAALLADLGQALRDHSGELVALADAETALGVPRLTGELARTAAQFDLFAEVLRDGAFCEATLDSPNPDAVPPHTDLRRMLVPLGPVAVFAASNFPFAFSVAGGDTASALAAGCPVVVKAHPGHPGLSVRTVEILAGALSAAGAPEGVLTLVHGEAAGRALVADPAVTAVAFTGSPGGGRALFDVAMSRPDPIPFYGELGSINPVVVTAAAAAARPDEIADGLAGSAMLGSGQFCTKPGLVFVPEAAGLPGRVAERVAAAEVGPLLTARIEGGFREGLRRLLKVPGVRALLDGPEQDGAGHRVAPQVVTADARTFLADAAVLTEECFGPVTVLVTYSTEEELAAALGRVPGSLTGTVHAEPDDPAAASVVAALGARVGRLIHNGWPTGVAVTWSQHHGGPWPATTAVLHTSVGATAIRRFLRPITYQDVPEQLLPAALRDGNPLGIPRRVDGVLTTDGKAGRRG, translated from the coding sequence ATGAGCCGCGCTGTCGATCCCCGCACCGGAGCCGCGATCGGCCCGGAAATCGCCGACACCACACCGGAGGAGATCCGCGAGGTGTGTTCGCGGGCGGCGCAGGCCGCGCCGTGGCTGGGCGGGCTCTCCTTCCCGGAGCGCGCCGCGCTGCTCGCGGATCTCGGCCAGGCCCTGCGCGACCACTCCGGCGAGCTGGTGGCGCTGGCCGATGCCGAGACCGCGCTCGGCGTGCCGCGCCTGACCGGCGAACTCGCCCGCACCGCCGCGCAGTTCGACCTGTTCGCGGAGGTGCTCCGGGACGGCGCGTTCTGCGAGGCCACCCTCGACAGCCCGAACCCGGATGCGGTGCCCCCGCACACCGATCTGCGCCGCATGCTCGTCCCGCTGGGGCCGGTGGCGGTCTTCGCCGCGTCCAACTTCCCGTTCGCCTTCTCCGTGGCAGGCGGTGACACGGCGAGCGCACTCGCCGCCGGCTGCCCGGTCGTCGTCAAGGCGCACCCCGGGCATCCGGGGCTGTCGGTGCGCACCGTGGAGATCCTGGCCGGCGCCCTGTCCGCGGCCGGCGCCCCCGAGGGCGTGCTGACCCTGGTGCACGGCGAGGCGGCGGGCCGGGCCCTGGTGGCGGATCCGGCGGTCACCGCCGTCGCGTTCACCGGCTCACCCGGCGGTGGCCGGGCCCTGTTCGACGTCGCCATGTCGCGTCCCGACCCGATCCCGTTCTACGGCGAGCTGGGCAGCATCAACCCGGTCGTCGTCACGGCCGCCGCGGCCGCGGCCCGGCCGGACGAGATCGCGGACGGTCTGGCGGGCAGCGCGATGCTCGGCAGCGGGCAGTTCTGCACCAAGCCCGGTCTGGTGTTCGTGCCCGAGGCGGCCGGTCTGCCCGGCCGGGTGGCGGAGCGGGTGGCCGCGGCGGAGGTCGGCCCGCTGCTCACGGCACGGATCGAAGGCGGGTTCCGCGAAGGCCTGCGACGGCTGCTGAAGGTTCCGGGAGTGCGCGCCCTGCTGGACGGGCCGGAGCAGGACGGCGCCGGGCACCGGGTGGCCCCGCAGGTGGTGACCGCCGACGCCCGGACGTTCCTGGCCGACGCCGCCGTCCTGACCGAGGAGTGCTTCGGCCCGGTGACGGTGCTCGTCACCTACTCGACGGAGGAGGAACTCGCGGCCGCGCTCGGCAGGGTCCCGGGGTCGCTGACGGGCACGGTGCACGCCGAGCCGGACGACCCCGCTGCCGCCTCCGTGGTGGCGGCGCTCGGAGCCAGGGTGGGGCGCCTCATCCACAACGGCTGGCCCACGGGGGTTGCGGTGACCTGGTCGCAGCACCACGGCGGCCCGTGGCCCGCGACGACGGCGGTCCTGCACACGTCGGTGGGCGCCACGGCGATCCGGCGGTTCCTGCGCCCCATCACCTACCAGGACGTGCCCGAGCAGCTGCTGCCCGCCGCACTCCGCGACGGCAACCCACTGGGCATCCCGCGCCGGGTCGACGGCGTGCTGACCACCGACGGGAAGGCCGGGCGGAGGGGCTGA
- a CDS encoding C-terminal binding protein, with protein sequence MTRVVVTDHAFGGVADEAAVAERFGAEFSVHACRSEDETIQAVAGADVAFVNFAPVTDAVLAAMAPGATVIRYGIGYDNVDVAAAEARGISVATVPDYGSDTVADHTVALLLTLLRKIPAYDRRIRETGWCAPSDLGSIPGFADTTVGLVGLGRIGLAVHRRLAAFGFRVLAHDPYAEPADGLTVTDLDTLLRESHAVSLHAPLTPRTRHLLGSAAFARMREGAVLVNTSRGGLVDHEALAGAVRAGRVAAAALDVFDPEPLAADSPLRELPQILFTPHAAFYSDSSLAALQRLAAEEAERALAGKPLRCPVTGGGGR encoded by the coding sequence GTGACCCGGGTGGTCGTCACCGATCACGCCTTCGGCGGGGTGGCGGACGAGGCGGCCGTCGCCGAGCGCTTCGGCGCGGAGTTCTCGGTGCACGCCTGCCGCAGCGAGGACGAGACGATCCAGGCGGTGGCCGGCGCCGACGTGGCGTTCGTGAACTTCGCCCCGGTGACCGACGCGGTGCTCGCGGCGATGGCGCCCGGCGCGACGGTGATCCGCTACGGCATCGGCTACGACAACGTGGACGTCGCCGCGGCCGAGGCGCGCGGGATCTCGGTGGCCACGGTGCCGGACTACGGCAGCGACACCGTCGCCGACCACACCGTCGCCCTGCTGCTGACCCTGCTCCGCAAGATCCCGGCCTACGACCGGCGCATCCGCGAGACCGGCTGGTGCGCCCCGAGTGATCTCGGCTCGATTCCCGGCTTCGCCGACACCACGGTCGGACTGGTCGGCCTGGGCCGGATCGGGCTGGCCGTGCACCGCAGGCTCGCCGCGTTCGGGTTCCGCGTGCTCGCCCACGACCCCTACGCCGAGCCCGCCGACGGGCTCACCGTCACCGACCTGGACACGCTGCTGCGCGAGTCGCACGCCGTCTCGCTACACGCACCGCTGACCCCGCGGACGCGGCACCTGCTCGGCTCCGCGGCGTTCGCCCGGATGCGCGAGGGTGCGGTGCTGGTCAACACCTCGCGTGGCGGGCTGGTCGACCACGAAGCGCTCGCCGGGGCGGTGCGGGCGGGCCGCGTCGCCGCGGCCGCGCTGGACGTCTTCGACCCCGAACCGCTCGCCGCGGACTCGCCGCTGCGCGAGCTGCCGCAGATCCTGTTCACCCCGCACGCCGCGTTCTATTCGGACAGTTCGCTGGCCGCGCTGCAACGGCTGGCCGCGGAGGAGGCCGAACGGGCGCTGGCCGGGAAACCGTTGCGCTGTCCCGTGACCGGAGGAGGTGGCCGATGA
- a CDS encoding fumarylacetoacetate hydrolase family protein, with the protein MNLHAYAGAVLPADAERATLVARVFDPAVGGPCVAAIRGDRAVDLTHVVPTVSELLDRPDAVSIVRGHEGGGHWELSALIDATLRRDRTAPHLLAPVDLQVVKAAGVTFVRSMLERVIEERAKGDPARAEEIRSRIAEVVRGRIAQLRPGSPEAARVKEVLVEEGLWSQYLEVGIGPDPEIFTKAPVLSAVGTGAEIGVLARSTWNNPEPELVLAVSSSGTPVAATLGNDVNLRDFEGRSALLLTEAKDNNASCAIGPFLRLFDDGFTLDDARATEVALDITGGDGFTLHGVNPVSEISRDLTDLIRHAHGAHHSYPDGFVLFTGTMFAPTEDRGEPGQGFTHRQGDVVAISSPALGTLVNVVTTAEAAEDWTFGIRALMANLAGRGLLRSAAEVVS; encoded by the coding sequence ATGAACCTGCACGCCTACGCCGGGGCCGTGCTCCCCGCCGACGCCGAGCGGGCCACCCTGGTGGCCCGCGTGTTCGACCCCGCGGTCGGCGGGCCGTGCGTCGCGGCGATCCGGGGTGACCGCGCCGTGGACCTCACCCACGTCGTTCCGACGGTCTCCGAGCTGCTGGACCGGCCCGACGCGGTCTCGATAGTCCGCGGGCACGAGGGCGGCGGTCACTGGGAGCTGTCCGCGCTGATCGACGCCACCCTGCGGCGCGACCGGACCGCCCCGCACCTGCTGGCCCCGGTCGACCTGCAGGTCGTCAAGGCGGCCGGCGTGACGTTCGTCCGCAGCATGCTCGAGCGCGTGATCGAAGAGCGCGCGAAGGGAGACCCCGCCCGGGCCGAGGAGATCAGGTCCCGCATCGCCGAGGTGGTCCGCGGCCGGATCGCCCAGCTACGGCCCGGATCGCCGGAGGCGGCCCGGGTCAAGGAGGTGCTGGTCGAGGAGGGCCTGTGGTCCCAGTACCTCGAGGTCGGCATCGGTCCGGACCCGGAGATCTTCACCAAGGCGCCCGTCCTGTCCGCGGTCGGCACCGGCGCCGAGATCGGCGTGCTGGCCCGCTCGACCTGGAACAACCCGGAGCCCGAGCTGGTGCTCGCGGTCAGCTCATCCGGCACGCCGGTGGCCGCGACCCTGGGCAACGACGTGAACCTGCGCGACTTCGAGGGGCGCAGCGCGCTGTTGCTCACCGAGGCGAAGGACAACAACGCCTCCTGCGCGATCGGCCCGTTCCTGCGGCTGTTCGACGACGGCTTCACGCTGGACGACGCGCGAGCCACCGAGGTGGCGCTGGACATCACCGGCGGCGACGGGTTCACCCTGCACGGCGTGAACCCGGTGAGCGAGATCAGCCGGGACCTCACCGACCTGATCCGGCACGCGCACGGCGCCCACCACAGCTACCCCGACGGGTTCGTCCTGTTCACCGGCACGATGTTCGCGCCGACCGAGGACCGCGGCGAGCCGGGGCAGGGCTTCACCCACCGGCAGGGCGATGTCGTCGCGATAAGCTCGCCCGCGCTGGGCACGCTGGTCAACGTCGTCACCACCGCGGAAGCGGCCGAGGACTGGACCTTCGGCATCCGCGCGCTGATGGCCAACCTCGCCGGGCGCGGCCTGCTGCGGAGCGCGGCGGAGGTGGTCTCGTGA
- a CDS encoding FadR/GntR family transcriptional regulator translates to MAEALHKRLSETLADKLQDEIVRLAPGERLPTEAELARRFDVSRTVVRETARLLIQRGLVTVKPGRGMTVAELDGRLIAEQYGLLMRRSEGSFAQLLELRLVLEVEMAQLAAARRTEQHLADLEDANRRLADALDRPEARDEFLDADLRFHEIVARASGNPFFSLVIGPLNGFLRDTYRTGPGYPSEAANTLEEHVQIAEAIAAGDPSRARFATENHLRRVMRHRDRLLAEKQPIPTRT, encoded by the coding sequence ATGGCCGAAGCACTCCACAAGCGCCTGTCGGAAACGCTCGCGGACAAGCTGCAGGACGAGATCGTGCGGCTGGCGCCGGGCGAGCGCCTCCCGACGGAAGCCGAGCTCGCCCGCCGCTTCGACGTCTCGCGCACCGTGGTGCGGGAAACGGCCCGGCTGTTGATCCAGCGTGGACTGGTCACGGTGAAGCCCGGCCGCGGCATGACGGTCGCCGAGCTGGACGGACGGCTGATCGCGGAGCAGTACGGCCTGCTGATGCGGCGCAGCGAGGGCTCGTTCGCCCAGCTCCTCGAACTGCGCCTGGTGCTCGAGGTCGAGATGGCGCAGCTGGCCGCGGCCCGGCGGACCGAGCAGCACCTCGCCGACCTCGAGGACGCGAACCGGCGACTGGCCGACGCACTGGACCGGCCCGAGGCCCGCGACGAATTCCTGGACGCCGACCTGCGGTTCCACGAAATCGTGGCGCGGGCGAGCGGAAACCCGTTCTTCTCACTGGTGATCGGCCCGCTCAACGGGTTCCTGCGCGACACCTACCGCACCGGGCCCGGTTACCCCTCCGAAGCGGCCAACACGCTGGAGGAGCACGTCCAGATCGCCGAGGCCATCGCCGCCGGCGACCCCTCCCGTGCCCGCTTCGCCACCGAGAACCACCTGCGCCGCGTCATGCGACACCGGGACCGCCTGCTGGCGGAGAAGCAGCCGATCCCCACCCGCACCTGA